From one Candidatus Liberimonas magnetica genomic stretch:
- a CDS encoding NGG1p interacting factor NIF3 — translation MKLKNLFEFFIQQGIAKDPRGSIRVKGLLDENKLKFEKLRDEEKEDFDKESLNNPYADSRILNGSGNEDVSSVLVGIDIESSEILLANTLKANGRHIDLVLTHHPEGHAYATFYQVMSMQADILNKFGVPINIAEYCTENRLKEVGRRVMAVNHTRAVDAAKLLGLPFMSAHTVADNQVTTYLQTLMDKKKPKYLEDAVKILKGIKEYSDASKIGAGPAILNGSKERSTGKIFVDMTGGTEGAKEILEKLAQSGVGTIIGMHMSEDHYKDVQKYHINVIIAGHIASDNLGVNLLLDAAEKKLGKLNVIECSGFKRIKHS, via the coding sequence ATGAAACTGAAAAATCTTTTTGAATTTTTTATTCAACAAGGTATTGCGAAAGACCCGCGCGGCAGTATACGGGTAAAGGGATTGTTAGACGAAAACAAATTAAAGTTTGAGAAACTTAGGGACGAAGAAAAAGAAGATTTTGATAAAGAAAGCCTTAACAATCCTTATGCAGATTCACGCATCCTTAACGGCAGCGGGAATGAAGATGTAAGCTCTGTGCTTGTCGGAATAGACATCGAAAGCTCTGAGATACTTCTTGCCAATACTCTTAAAGCAAACGGCCGGCATATAGACCTTGTCCTGACCCATCATCCCGAAGGGCACGCTTATGCAACTTTCTATCAGGTAATGAGTATGCAGGCTGACATCCTAAATAAATTCGGGGTGCCGATAAATATAGCGGAATATTGCACGGAAAACCGGTTAAAAGAGGTCGGGAGAAGGGTCATGGCTGTAAATCATACAAGGGCCGTAGATGCGGCTAAACTTCTCGGGTTGCCTTTTATGTCGGCTCATACTGTGGCAGATAACCAAGTCACTACATACCTTCAGACCCTTATGGATAAAAAGAAACCAAAATACCTTGAAGATGCCGTAAAGATCCTTAAGGGGATAAAGGAATACAGCGATGCTTCAAAAATAGGTGCTGGCCCTGCGATATTAAACGGAAGCAAGGAAAGGAGTACCGGTAAAATATTCGTTGATATGACAGGCGGGACTGAAGGGGCAAAAGAGATCCTTGAAAAACTTGCTCAATCAGGTGTCGGCACTATCATAGGGATGCATATGAGCGAAGATCATTATAAGGATGTACAGAAGTATCATATTAATGTCATTATTGCAGGCCATATAGCTTCTGATAACTTGGGTGTGAACCTTCTATTGGATGCAGCAGAAAAAAAATTAGGCAAGTTAAATGTAATTGAATGTTCTGGTTTTAAGAGAATAAAACATAGTTAA
- the rpsU gene encoding 30S ribosomal protein S21, with protein MVNIRIREGESIEEAIRRFKRECERNGIMQEIKKREFYKPPSVVRKEKKAEAKRKMRRRVYKEGR; from the coding sequence ATGGTAAATATAAGAATACGTGAAGGCGAAAGCATAGAAGAAGCTATACGCCGTTTTAAAAGAGAATGTGAAAGAAACGGAATAATGCAGGAAATAAAAAAGCGTGAGTTCTATAAGCCTCCCAGTGTTGTACGCAAGGAAAAAAAAGCTGAAGCAAAGAGGAAAATGCGCAGGAGAGTTTACAAAGAAGGCAGATAG